The following nucleotide sequence is from Methanobrevibacter gottschalkii DSM 11977.
CCAGTAAATAATCCTGTTTCAGACCAGCAAAATGTAATCCAAGAAGCATTATTGCTGAATGGAATCTGATAAGTCTTATTTACAAAATAATTATTTTCAAAATCCCATGCAGAAGAAAATAGCATTATATCAATTGTAACCTTTTTATTAAAAGAGTTTAGTATTTTTACATTGTCAAAAATAGACATGACAGTGATATTTTCATGGTTTTTAAATAAATCATTTAATTCAAAATCAACAAAAGATTTACCCTCATGCAAATATGAAATATTGGATTTTTTAGCTCCATCCCCATTAAATACTCCAATAAAAGATTTTAAATTATTTGGAATATAACCTTTATATGACAAATCATTTCCTATATTATTATAAGTTAAATCAACATAAAATTTAGCTCTTTCAATATTGTTATTTTCATTTATTTTATAAGAAGATGAAAATAAATGTGCAACCATCCAAGAGTTCATAATTACATTTCCAGTAGCATTATAAATGTTAGCAAGAATAGAACGATTAATAGAAATTTTAGGAGTGTTTTCACCCCACCAATTATCATTAATTACATAATCACTGTTTGCTTCTGAGTAAAAATCATATTGAGAATTATCACATAATCTATTCAAGTAACATGAATCATTATACGATAAAAGAGAGGTATCTAAAACAAAACCACATAATATATTATCATGAATATTATTAAAAGCATAAGTATTATTAACTGAGACTCTTAAAAATACTCCATGATTATTATTTTTAAATTCATTGTGAGTTACATGAGAATTAGATGAAACAACATACAATCCAGCATTAAAATTAGAAACATTGTTAGAATCAATACTTACATTTGAACAGATAACATACAATCCAATACCATTTAAATTGTTTTTATTGGTTATTCTATTATTAACAATAGAAATATTATTTGAAGTAATATTTGTAACAACGATTCCACCAGCACCCGTATCAGAATTTAATGAAATATTATTATTAAAAACCATTAGATTATCTGATTTTCTAATAGCAACACCAGACATGAAATTTAAAAATTTATCTGAATCAATAGAATTATAAGCAACCAAAGTATTTTTATCATCATCTATTTCTATAGATTTAACCACATTGATAAATTGATTATTAATTACAGAAACATTATCTGCATGATAAATAACAACACCATGCTCCGAATCTTTAATTTTAAATCCATAAATAACACTATTACTTCCACCACCAGTAATTCCAATAACTGGACGGGAAGGATCCCTACTTGTTAAAGTAGCATTAATCCCAATCATAGTAACGAATTTATTAACAGTTAATGGTTCATTGTATAAACCTTCACTAATTTTAATTATATCACCATTATGGGTATTTGAATCATCAATTGCTGATTGGATTGTTGTAAATCCTCTTCCTGAATTCAAATTACCTATTTTTTCAAAAATATAATTACAAGTTTTTGTTTCGCTTTTATGACCATTAAAATCAATTGAATAAAATTTTAATAATGTTGTCCTTGAAATATTCAATAAATTTTCATACAATTTAAAATTGGATTCATCTAACGAATAATAAATTTTAGGATTGGCATCAAGATTATCCCAACTGGACAAATTAACAATAATAGAAGAATCATATAAGTCTGAACCAAAATTACTCCAAACAACAGGACAATTATTGTCAATCAAATAATGTTCATGGAAAATACTCCCACTACCATTACTATAATATAAATCATAGATCCCATTTGTTAAAATAAATGATACTGATTTATCAGATTGACTCCAACTATCATTATTCAAACAATACTTAATCAATTTAGCATTATTGATATTTAATGATAAATTTAAATATGACTTATTGTAAAATCCCCCATCATAATTCACAGTTGGATTGAATGATATTACATTAACATTAATCTTTTTACTAATACTTGCATATGGACTTTTAGTAAATGAAACAATCACATTGTATAATCCCGGTTTTTCATCAATTTTGATTTTGGCTCTACCCTTATTATCACTAACAACATTTATAATTTTATCATTAATTTTAAAAGTGATTGTTTGCCCATTTAGAAATTTATTATTTTTAGTGTCTTTTAAAGTAGCATATAAATAAGAATTATCTTCCCCATAATTACATGTTAAATCATTTACTGTTAAACTTGTAGGGATACTTTTAACTGTTACTGTTATTGTTTTTTTTGCTTGTAACATAATTAGCATTTGTAAATGAGATGGCTGTAGGGTATGTTTTTGGTTTTGCAGTAATTGTTAGACACGCAACTCCTTTAGAATTCGTTTTCTTAATATATTTTTTACCACTGAAATTAAAAACAACTGTTTTATTAACAATTGATTTGCCTTTTTTATTTTTTAGTGTTGCTTTTAATTTATTGTTTGTATCACCATATGTAAAAACAAGATTATTGGCTGTTAATGTTGTTGGCATTGCTTTTACTGTAACTTTTGCTGTTTTACTGCTGCTTTTATAACCACTTGCTTTGAAAGAAAATTTCACCGAATAGGTTCCAGGCCCTTTTTTAACATCCCAACTAACACAACCTTTGGAATCAGTTGTACGAGAGTAAGTTTTACCAGAATAAGTAACAGTGATCTTTTTTCCAGATAAAACTTTACCATTTGAATTTTTCAAATAAGCTTTAACACTTGTACCATCTTGAAAATATTTAGTTATATCTTTTGCAGTAATCGATGTTTTAACTGTAGATTTAACTTTTTTCACAACATTACCGGAATAAACATCTGTAAAGTTAATATCTGATGAATTAACAACATTATTATCAATATAATAGTTATCTGATGAAACTTCAATAGTATCCGAGCACAATTCTCCTACTTGACAATCAACACTTAAAGTATCATTTTCAACTACATTATCTGAAACTGCACAAACACAGTCCAAACAAATAAAAAAACAAAAAGTCAACAATAAAACTGCTTTATAAAACTTCTTCACATCAACACACCTCTATTAAATAGCATATATACCAACTAATTCATCATTAATTTTATACAATTTCATTTAAAATTTATCAATATTGCTTAATACAAAATTAATTATATGTTTTATAAATTATAATTTAAATTTATTACTACAACTAACACTATCAAAAAAATCGGAAAATAATAAAATTAATTAATACATTAAAATAAATAAAAAAATAAATAAATCTTGGGAGACAATTAACATGAGAAAACCTTATGTTATACTGATTGGAAGTGCATCAGGAATTGGAAAATCAACTATTTCTGCTGAACTTGCAAAAGCATTAAATATAAAACATTTAATTGAAAGTGATTTTATAAGAGCCGTTGTTCGCGGTATTATTGGTAAAGAATATGCTCCTGCTCTTCACAGCTCATCTTATGATGCATACAAACATATTAGAAATAAAAGCAGATACGACAGTTATGATGAACTTGTATCTGCCGGATTTGATGATCACGCATCATATGTAATTCCTGCTCTGGAAAAGATTATTCAAAGAGCAATTACCGATTATGATGATATCATTATTGAAGGAGTTCATCTCGTTCCAGGATTAATAAATATAGAACAGTTTAGAGATGAAGCAAATATTTATTTTTTCATTTTAATTTCTGATGAAGAGTCTCATAAAGAAAGATTTGTTAAAAGAGCTATTCAGATCCACAGAGGTGGAAAACAGCTAGATTTCTTTAAAGAGAATAGAATCATACATGACCACTTATTGACTCAAGCTCAAAATAATAATGTTACCATCATAGATACAGAATCCATTGAATCAAGTTTAGAGGGAATCTTATCCATAATAAATAAATCATGCACAACAATCAAATTAATTAACACAATTGATGAATTAGAAGATGTTGTTGATATCATAAGCAATAAAAACAACGGTACTCTTGAAAAAATTACATATAACATTAAAGGATTTAAAGAACCATTAATTAGAAATATTGATGTTTACGATACAAAATCCGCAAATAGATTTATAAATAGTATTAATGAAAATAAAGATAAAAAAGAATACTTATCACAATTATACGAATTATCTGAATTCAGAGAGGCCAGAATTTGCGCTTCAAATCAAGATAACTTAGATAAAATCATAAAAGAATTACAAAATAAAGGATATGTTTTAGATGAATGAAATGGAAATTAATGAAATGATTATAAAATGTCCTGCTTGCTCTGTTGAAGGTGTTGCCAAATCAATAATGAAAGAAATCGAAATACCTCATTTTGGAAAAGTTTTAGAAACAACAATACAATGTCCTGATTGCGGATTTAAACATAGCGACATTATAGCCTTAGAGCAAAATGATCCTGCCAGATATGTTATTGAAATAAATAAAAACAATTTATCCGTCAGAGTTGTTAGATCACAGTCAGCAACTGTTTTAATCCCCGAACTTGGTGTTAAAGTAGAACCTGGTCCAAAATCTGAAGGGTATGTAACAAATGTTGAAGGTATCCTCACTCGTTTTGAAGATGCAGTTAAAAAAGCTTTAAACTTATTTGATGATGATGCTTCACAAGAAAACGGAACAAATACTCTTAAAGAAATACAAAATCTTAAAAAAGGAAACGGAACTGCAACTTTAATTATTTTAGATCCATTTGGTCAAAGTAATGTTGTAAGTGATAATGTTGAAATTTCCGAAATTCCTGAAAATGAATTAAATACATTAAAAACAGGTTTTAGTCATATAGAAGAATAAAGAAGAATTATTCTTCTTCGTCTTCTTCACTAGGTGCTGTGAAGCTGAATGTATCTTCCTCTACAACATCTTTTAATTTTAATGTTTTTTGCACATCCATAGCCAATGCATTACAATCTGCTTTAATAGCTTCCAAATGTAATAAAATTCTTTCTTTTTCCTGGTTTATCCTTTCAATGTTAGTGTAAGGGTAAGTAGATTCTTTAAGCATTTCGTATTCAACAGTGGTGTATGGATAATCATTTAATTGTTTACATACATTTTTTAAAACATCACCTAAAAATTTGTTCATTTCTACTTTTACTCTTTCTCTAATCATTTTGTCATCATCAAGATTTTCTTTCATTAAACGAACAACTTCTGCTTTAGCGAAAGGCAATTTTTCCCCATCTTCATCAATGAATTCTTCTGAAGTTTCTTCCATCATTTCTTCTTCAGACATAATTACACCTCTTGTGTTTTATTTATAATATTGATTCATCAAATTATTTTTTAAAAAAAATATCCGTTTACCAATATGTAATATAGTATTTATCATAAGTTTTATTTAAAAGTTTTGTTTAAATTAAATAAATGAAGCAGTATATAGCCATTTATATAATCAGCATATAAAATAATTAGTTATAAAATTAATAATTTTGATAGTTGCATAACTTTGAAAATACAATCAAAAAAATAATAAAAAGTAGCTTAAAAGCTACTTTAAATTTACCTTTTTCTAAAAATATCACCTCCTCCAAAAATCATAGAAACAATTACAGAAATAGATAGTAATTCTATGAAATTTGCAGTAGAATGTTTTTCAAGACAATAAACTGGCTGTTTGATATTTTCAGCTTTAACAACATTACTTTTAGTAAAATTATCAGTTAAATCATTTATAATTTTATCTGAAGTATTAGCAATAATTTTAACTAAAGCCGAATCATGATTATTATTCAAATCATTATCAAAAGTATCACTTACAACAGAAGCAGTATTTTTAAAGATTCCTTCAGACAACGCTTCAAATTCCATGCGTAATTTTTCCTCACCACCAGCTGCAAGTTTATCTATTGACCAAACATTACTGTAAGCATTAAATTCACCAGCTGACATCTTAAATGATTTCAGATGTAAAGATTTAGGGAATTCTTCACTAACTTTAACATTTACCGCATCATCAGGACCATTGTTATTTACATTAATATTGTAAGTAAGTATTTGTCCAATTTCATATGCATGTTTAGAAACTGTTTTTGTAATTGACAAATCAGCTGCAGGCCCAACATGAACAGTATCCTCAGCTTCATTGTTTGACAAATCGGGATCGTCTTCACTACAATATACAGCGGCTACATTAGTAATATCTCCTGTTTTAATGATTCTTGTAACTATATCTAATGTTTTTGAATTACCAACACCTAAATCACCAACATACCAAATACCCTCTTCATAATCACCATTTGCACTAATAAATTCTAAAGAATCAGGTAAAATATCTTCAACAACAACATCAGTTGCATCATTAAAACCATTATTTGAAACTATCAGTGTCCATTTTATCAAATCTTTATAATTAGCATTTGAAACATTGACAAATTTTTCAATTGAAAGATCTGAGACTGGCAATACATTAATTGACTCATTATAATGATTATCTGACAGGTTAATGTCAAATTCATTTGCTATTGCAGACACATCATTTACAATAATGCCCAATTGCCCGACATGACAACTAATATTTAGATATTCACTATCACCTGCATTTAGATAATCTAAGAACCAAACACCGTTTTGGTAAACACCACAAGTTGAAACATAGTCTTTAAATATTAAACCTTCTGGCAATTCATCAGTTACTCTAATATTAGTTGCCCTATCCGGACCTTTGTTTGTAACTTCAATAATCCAAGTTATAATATCTCCAAAGTAAGGATTTTTACTATCAACTTGTTTTATGACTGAAATGTCCGATGCAGGTGGAACAATAATAGATTCATTGTCTAGATTATTGTCCAGATTAGGATCATATTCTATTCCTGAGATTTTAGCAATATTTGTAATATTTCCTGTTCTGTTGACTTTACATATTAACTCCAAAGTTTCAGTTTTTCCTTTTTCAAGACAACACACAACCCATACGCCATCATCGTAAAATCCTTTACTTGCCGTGTAGTTAAGAAGCATTAATCCTTTAGGAAGAATATCCTGAACTGTAACCCCATTAACTTTGTTGGGACCATTATTATATGCAGTGAGAGTCCATTTAACTATTTCACCATAATTAGCATCACTTACATTAACTGTTTTTAAAATAGACAAATCTCCTGATTTAATAACAAATATAGTTTTATTAGCTACATTATTTGATAAATCAATATCATGTTCACGAGATGTCACAGAAACATTATTTGTAATATTTCCAGTTTGATTAACTTGTGAGACAATATTAAGTTCAATTGTTTTGCCTTTGTTTAAAGTTCCAATATTCCAAATTCCAGTTTTCGGATTATATTTTCCAAGAGAGTCATCTTCAATCCAAATTAATGAATCTGAAAAAATATCTGTTACTTTTACATCATGGGCAACATCAGGACCGGAATTAGAAACTGTTAATGTCCAGATAACCGAATCACCATAGTTTGGAGTGGTGATATTGACCTTCTTAATTATTGCCAAATCAACAGTAGGAGGTACGTTGATTTCTTTTTCATCATGATTATTGTCTAAATTAATATCATATTCATTTCCAGTTACATTAGCTTTGTTTACAATTTTTCCAGTAGCATTAACTTTAGTCATTATATTTAAAACTATAGTTTCACCAACTTTTAAAGATCCTATTGTTAAAACACCAGTTTTTGGATTATATGCTCCATTACTGTCATCATTTACCCAAATTAATCCTTCAGGAAGTACATCATATACTACAACACCGGTTGAATCATTTGGACCATTGTTTGTAATATTCAATGTCCAGATGACTGTGTCTTTATAAGCAATTGAGTTTCCATTACTTGATTTTAAGATTTTATTATCAGTTTTTGGAAGAACATTGAATACGGTTGTATTGGCAATTGCTTTGTAGTAATTATCTTCAAAATGTTTTGCGGTAACATAATACTTTCCAGGCTTTAAATTATCCAGCTTACCAGATACTGCACCTAGATAGTTAGTGTTTAAAGAGTTATTGTATACAATAGTTCCATCTTCATGTCTTACCATCATCAATACCCTCACATTATATTCACGGTCATCCTGATATAACTTACCGCTGGTAGTTGCTCCTAAAACTGGGTGTTCCCCATCAATTTCAATTTTATTATTGCTGGCTGCATTATAAATTGCATTTGATACTTTTAAATTATCAAAATCTGCAATGTTATTCCCTCCATAAATTACTGATTTGATGTTTTCTGACTCCCCATAATAGATATCATGAGCAAAAATCGGTAACCTGTAAACCCAAGCCTGATTTTGATATAATGTATTATTTACCAGTTTAAATTCAAGACCATTTCTATCAAAGTAAATTGCACTTCCATTTCTTGCAGTATTTAGTTTAAACTCATTATTCTGAGCAAGCACTTTTGTACTGTTTACATAAATAGCTCCACCTAATCCATCATTTAATTTTTTAACATCAGGTATTGCTTCATTTGATATGAATTTTGAATTCTTAACTGTAGTGTCTTTACCTTTGATAAATACAGCACCACCATCAATATTTGCAATATTTCTGTTAAATTTAGAATTTATGATTTTAACATTTGTTGCATTGATATTAACAGCACCACCATACTCAGATGCATAATTATCATCAAATGTGGATTCTTCAATTTTTATATTTAACCCATCCAATTTAACCGCACCACCTAAAGGAGCTTTATTTCCTTTAAAAATACTGTTTGTAATATTTAAATTCATGAAATTCAGGTAATTCATCATAATAGCTACAGCACCACCATATTTAGTGGCGGTATTATTAATCAGAGTACAATTATTTAAATTGCCAGATGCATGATATGTCAAAGCAGCACCCCAATCCGCACTATTATTAATAAAAATACAGTTATAATAGGAAGAACCATTTCTAACACATCCTGCTCCTGCATGACCTAAGCCAGTAGAGGATATAGCTTTATTATTAATAAATCTGCAATTTCTAACATTACCATAAGACGGTTCCGTATCCAATCCTATCTGAATAGCACCGCCATAACATTCGCCATATCCTTTAACGTAATTTGAACTAAAAGCACAATTCTCAATTAAAAAATCATGTCCGAATATTCCTAAAGCTCCAGCGGCAATTCCTGCACCATTATTTGTGAAATTACAATTTTTAATTAACATACCTTGTGTAGCTATTGCCCTATATGGAGTATGTATTGCTCCCGAACTTAAATTTGCATAATTATTTTCAAAAACACACTTGTCAAATGCAATTGATTTAGCTGAAATTACAATAGCACCGCCTTTACTATCAGAATATCCATTTACAAATCTCAGATTCGATAATTTAGATTGTGTTGCT
It contains:
- a CDS encoding 3H domain-containing protein, whose translation is MRKPYVILIGSASGIGKSTISAELAKALNIKHLIESDFIRAVVRGIIGKEYAPALHSSSYDAYKHIRNKSRYDSYDELVSAGFDDHASYVIPALEKIIQRAITDYDDIIIEGVHLVPGLINIEQFRDEANIYFFILISDEESHKERFVKRAIQIHRGGKQLDFFKENRIIHDHLLTQAQNNNVTIIDTESIESSLEGILSIINKSCTTIKLINTIDELEDVVDIISNKNNGTLEKITYNIKGFKEPLIRNIDVYDTKSANRFINSINENKDKKEYLSQLYELSEFREARICASNQDNLDKIIKELQNKGYVLDE
- a CDS encoding right-handed parallel beta-helix repeat-containing protein: MLQAKKTITVTVKSIPTSLTVNDLTCNYGEDNSYLYATLKDTKNNKFLNGQTITFKINDKIINVVSDNKGRAKIKIDEKPGLYNVIVSFTKSPYASISKKINVNVISFNPTVNYDGGFYNKSYLNLSLNINNAKLIKYCLNNDSWSQSDKSVSFILTNGIYDLYYSNGSGSIFHEHYLIDNNCPVVWSNFGSDLYDSSIIVNLSSWDNLDANPKIYYSLDESNFKLYENLLNISRTTLLKFYSIDFNGHKSETKTCNYIFEKIGNLNSGRGFTTIQSAIDDSNTHNGDIIKISEGLYNEPLTVNKFVTMIGINATLTSRDPSRPVIGITGGGSNSVIYGFKIKDSEHGVVIYHADNVSVINNQFINVVKSIEIDDDKNTLVAYNSIDSDKFLNFMSGVAIRKSDNLMVFNNNISLNSDTGAGGIVVTNITSNNISIVNNRITNKNNLNGIGLYVICSNVSIDSNNVSNFNAGLYVVSSNSHVTHNEFKNNNHGVFLRVSVNNTYAFNNIHDNILCGFVLDTSLLSYNDSCYLNRLCDNSQYDFYSEANSDYVINDNWWGENTPKISINRSILANIYNATGNVIMNSWMVAHLFSSSYKINENNNIERAKFYVDLTYNNIGNDLSYKGYIPNNLKSFIGVFNGDGAKKSNISYLHEGKSFVDFELNDLFKNHENITVMSIFDNVKILNSFNKKVTIDIMLFSSAWDFENNYFVNKTYQIPFSNNASWITFCWSETGLFTGKIYVIVNGEILDEINIHNLFYQKFKNNYSTNVFEAIKLLDTVFASTKEGVWAPNGYYFSFAKAANIDFRDYNSVYNRFLNYIKLYYDLTDSDLNFVKNYKGFFIDFIDMTIDFHGDMTPDINFDYNGVHKLLKPPSSYAHRISNIYYTDIEDENNISIGYEGMRSFAIVKDNLTNDDLQFWLNQKELYAPGLMKAAYGTFLTSLLVIYENDRVADESAIKFNVTWSRISPVCVSLCNDYNCLYVTGESDHGMGREAIGNISDVWKFNFATSFSFSLVEQLVGNNIWNDTTIGSVTLGLIESYFNNETMEIFTSNGYIFIKCENDGNTLLFLDLKTGIVRDYFSYYGLLGTMPCYHDNITENAWKYGNNLLNNMGREFNDLKNIFGIGVISATLIGEVEFIGLEMSGIGSALIEGSEIGLLFGEISIAPIMLISLPIIMFLFPEQVNEVWMNFASLFNPYYKDYPDIPIYENTYPANIINPPKLVLDGKSSDDYIISQLKNNRNFNNKYKRYNSNVNKDNINFKIKIGPIPSGKGPKDMDNLGSAEEVGKYLKELYKNYKDAKSKGEVLKFVKSNIKELFALSLYFESIETVNLLINLFLYEIEKDKG
- a CDS encoding DUF11 domain-containing protein — encoded protein: MLNKIQKIVIGKPFLISLIFVCLIFTSLGVSIEHSYAADLNESDKLGSGVNVEDKLENSQKNKSMSDTNQNPALKAKTYSVNGGTFRDIQNAIDKSSAGDTIKLSGKFVSKGDDTISMSKKLTITSPSQAILDGKNSTTILKIFTGATQSKLSNLRFVNGYSDSKGGAIVISAKSIAFDKCVFENNYANLSSGAIHTPYRAIATQGMLIKNCNFTNNGAGIAAGALGIFGHDFLIENCAFSSNYVKGYGECYGGAIQIGLDTEPSYGNVRNCRFINNKAISSTGLGHAGAGCVRNGSSYYNCIFINNSADWGAALTYHASGNLNNCTLINNTATKYGGAVAIMMNYLNFMNLNITNSIFKGNKAPLGGAVKLDGLNIKIEESTFDDNYASEYGGAVNINATNVKIINSKFNRNIANIDGGAVFIKGKDTTVKNSKFISNEAIPDVKKLNDGLGGAIYVNSTKVLAQNNEFKLNTARNGSAIYFDRNGLEFKLVNNTLYQNQAWVYRLPIFAHDIYYGESENIKSVIYGGNNIADFDNLKVSNAIYNAASNNKIEIDGEHPVLGATTSGKLYQDDREYNVRVLMMVRHEDGTIVYNNSLNTNYLGAVSGKLDNLKPGKYYVTAKHFEDNYYKAIANTTVFNVLPKTDNKILKSSNGNSIAYKDTVIWTLNITNNGPNDSTGVVVYDVLPEGLIWVNDDSNGAYNPKTGVLTIGSLKVGETIVLNIMTKVNATGKIVNKANVTGNEYDINLDNNHDEKEINVPPTVDLAIIKKVNITTPNYGDSVIWTLTVSNSGPDVAHDVKVTDIFSDSLIWIEDDSLGKYNPKTGIWNIGTLNKGKTIELNIVSQVNQTGNITNNVSVTSREHDIDLSNNVANKTIFVIKSGDLSILKTVNVSDANYGEIVKWTLTAYNNGPNKVNGVTVQDILPKGLMLLNYTASKGFYDDGVWVVCCLEKGKTETLELICKVNRTGNITNIAKISGIEYDPNLDNNLDNESIIVPPASDISVIKQVDSKNPYFGDIITWIIEVTNKGPDRATNIRVTDELPEGLIFKDYVSTCGVYQNGVWFLDYLNAGDSEYLNISCHVGQLGIIVNDVSAIANEFDINLSDNHYNESINVLPVSDLSIEKFVNVSNANYKDLIKWTLIVSNNGFNDATDVVVEDILPDSLEFISANGDYEEGIWYVGDLGVGNSKTLDIVTRIIKTGDITNVAAVYCSEDDPDLSNNEAEDTVHVGPAADLSITKTVSKHAYEIGQILTYNINVNNNGPDDAVNVKVSEEFPKSLHLKSFKMSAGEFNAYSNVWSIDKLAAGGEEKLRMEFEALSEGIFKNTASVVSDTFDNDLNNNHDSALVKIIANTSDKIINDLTDNFTKSNVVKAENIKQPVYCLEKHSTANFIELLSISVIVSMIFGGGDIFRKR
- a CDS encoding carboxypeptidase-like regulatory domain-containing protein, giving the protein MKKFYKAVLLLTFCFFICLDCVCAVSDNVVENDTLSVDCQVGELCSDTIEVSSDNYYIDNNVVNSSDINFTDVYSGNVVKKVKSTVKTSITAKDITKYFQDGTSVKAYLKNSNGKVLSGKKITVTYSGKTYSRTTDSKGCVSWDVKKGPGTYSVKFSFKASGYKSSSKTAKVTVKAMPTTLTANNLVFTYGDTNNKLKATLKNKKGKSIVNKTVVFNFSGKKYIKKTNSKGVACLTITAKPKTYPTAISFTNANYVTSKKNNNSNS
- a CDS encoding ZPR1 zinc finger domain-containing protein, with product MEINEMIIKCPACSVEGVAKSIMKEIEIPHFGKVLETTIQCPDCGFKHSDIIALEQNDPARYVIEINKNNLSVRVVRSQSATVLIPELGVKVEPGPKSEGYVTNVEGILTRFEDAVKKALNLFDDDASQENGTNTLKEIQNLKKGNGTATLIILDPFGQSNVVSDNVEISEIPENELNTLKTGFSHIEE